AAGGCAAGCGCAAAAGTGGAGGTTGGCCAAAGGGCCTGGGCCGCAAAAGCGGGCACAAACGCGCAGGTGCACGCGCACAGATGCGATGCATAGGGCGCAGATGCGGGGGTTGTTGGGCCGAGCTTGAACCGCacctgcaatggaatttccgcaggAGCGGCtgtttgaccgcagaagcgaaaatcgtGGATGGGCAGTGTGGTCCTTTAAGAACGGGATTTGgctcatttttcctccattttcattCAGCTGCGGCGATTTTGAAGAGCTTCAAAaggggattttcatcaagcaatacAAGATACGTGATACCCACTTATTACAAGCTAAATgcatggtttgtataaggatttaaacatggaaattagtaataaatttgggattttgaagaaaaacctagaactagtatatttggatttttgaccacgaaattggacttggaattgaaaataaaatatatattttcggtcgtaatgctatgggtagtgtttatcttcaaaaaaatttggaatccaggcacgtgggctcgagggtgattttatcgactttttgagcggagttggaaatcgTTGTAAATTGAATTGTAATGAGTATTATAGCATATATTTATGGGTTCGCACATtcattgactagttttggagctaTGGGCATCGGTtagagttgttggaaaggctttggagccggttatggcgtttcggagcgaggtaagtctcttgtctaaccttgtaagaggaaaattaccccataggtgatttaaattaataattgttgctagttgtgggggctacgtatgcacgaggtgataagagtccgtgcgtagctactaatattgctATGTTCGGGTattttaggactcaaatcatgaatttctTGTAATaattgtatcctttatttaattaaagtattaGAATTACAATGTAAATTGCTAGAGAAAATAGTAAGAGACTAAAATTTCACATATTTGAATTCTTGTGGAAAATATTTgactgttaatagaaattgtacataCTTATGTGTTAATCTTATAATatcttctcattccggaggttcataagaaaatgatcgcctttcttgtggagcgggtcgaacgccttggcagtatagatgcatctatggatcgcgtcgcacgtccctcggtagtgtacacgacactttggatcgggccgaacgacttCGGCAGacatcgtgcctaataataataaatacacaataccttgatattttattgcagcttgtgaagctaagtGATAAATTGGTGTAATGACCtggtcggtcgtttcgagagttatagccccgtttcccccatttctgcttatttGTGTGTTGTTCAGATGTGTTGAGTTATTTTGAATTAGTAatttgggttcggagtagttttggagtgaaatgaggtacttagactcttagttagaaagctaagttagaaaaagtcaaccagaagttgacctatgagtaaacgaattcggatttgaatttttatgatttggttagcttcgttgggtgattttagacttaggagtgtatccggaatgtaatttggaagtctgtggtagaattaggcttgaattggagaaagttagaaatttggcgattttggtcgacagtggaaaattaggtatcggggtcggaatggaatttcgaaagttgaagtaggttcgtagtgtcatttgtgacgtgtgtgtaaaatttgagttaattccgagttgatttgatatgtttcggcgcgcatttttggaagtcgaaagttcgaaagttTATTTAGTTTGATTTGAGGCGCGTTTCGTCGTTTAAATATTGTTAtacatgatttgaggccttgagttggtctgtgttatgttatgggacttgttagtatgttcgtacggggtcccaaggagctcgggtgagtttcggataggtttgggttgcgttgtgctcgtttttcttatgtttcgacgtcgtttcttccagcataaatggtaccacattaagcaaatgagttcTGATTTCTATTTTGATTAAAGTATTAGATCCCtatcataattacggagccatagcaaaaataatcgtcgaatttggacatcgtatgagaaatttatggtcattttactaaacaattgggttgccagatttttcggattaattacgaaattgtaacttaattcgtatttaaaaatctgcactaattgcaaatattaaaacctacatatctccttcattataaagttaaattgagtgattcaaaagcctaacttgactaacatttcacaaggaatccattggaggcataaaagacgagtttcgggatcatttggcatgagaaacgaggtagaataactggcagaaaaatatataaaacgagggtttgttcattcggtcatattttgagttggggagctcggatttgggcgattttgggggcgattttcatcataaggattggggtaagtattctctactcagttttggctatatttcatgaatccatcttcgtttttgggatttgattgatgatttcaaagtgaaattgagagagttagggtttgagttttagagagtttaagtgaggatttgagggaccaaacggagtccgattttgatgaattttatatggttagactcgagagaggatgaggtttattattctgccatttttgactgatttcgatacataggcccgggggccgggttttggccgatttcggatttttggcatatttatgtagtttttattgtggaatttgattatttagactatgttgatagtagtattctgatttttggttagattcagagcttttggagaccgagtccagagacgagggcatcccggagtaggattttacgttgttaaggtaagtaacagttttaactctggctttgaagGTATAAActcggagaatttgatatcgtgtgactgtttggaggtgatacccacgctaggtgatgggcgtgtgggtgtatacctcgagggattgagacttggtccgtccccaTGAGGCCTCATGACCATCATCTGTGTTTAcatagttacttgttgttgaacttgtctgccttcatgttagagatcatgcttgggctttattcatgctcatattatttgtactcagtcatagaaattattgtacatgtttacctcagtctctattatttgctaatatgctgtgatacttgatgtgggctgtgttcccttatttgttgataatggtgaggctagtgaggtacatgattgagtgaggccgagggcctggttgtgaggatattaataccatagcgcgtgatcagttgtccgcgtagcacgtgagttgactgtacgggtccaggtattgataccatagcgcgtgagttgtccgcgtagtatgtgagttgaccgtgcggatctaggtattgatatgatggcacgtgagttgtccgtgcttagcgcttgggctttgggagcccctccggagtctgtacacacccccagtgagcgcagagtgttgagtgttgagtgctgagtgcgagtgctgagtgatggagtgtcattgctgtgaggttgcatttacttttgttattgctgcatttacctgttaattttccttgtagtcttactgatttatgaaattacctgtctactcctgtttgtacttaattgtggaaataataattggattattctgcttagctcgtcactactgctcagttccttagttatttctgttactactgagttggttgtactcatactacatcctgcattttatgtgcagatccaggtgagttagaaggcggtgatcgttgagttcaggccggctatctttggagactgcaaggtagttgTTAGCGtctgcaggaccttgttactcctcttgtcatttgttcttttggacagttagatagcttatatatcttagttcatagttttcgatgctcatgacttagtgataccccgatgtttgggactcgtttccgtattttctatattatatttagagttgatttagtttatgaaaaattcaaatgttggtattgttttattaaattcttataatcgatttagtagtaatattttggaaaataggcTTGcattgtaacacgataggcgccatcacgaccatggttagattttgggtcgtgacaattggaaATTTTTGGAATCGAAAGAATTAATAATTTCTGTTGGTTAAAGAAAATTATGGTTGTtcctataaatcatgttgatttaaatattgctattttaatattattgacccttagtgagtgtcattgtcaacctctcgtcactacttcttcgaaattagtcttgatacttactgggtacacattgtttacgtactaatgctacacttgctgcacatttttgtgcaggtacagatatgtctagcggccttgtggacACAGAGGTGTGGTTAAATGCAAGGACTTAGGTGAGTtacattctatattacgatccgcaacaagcagagtctccttcagaatatttatatttctcctgtccaaatctgtattccggacagatgttgtattttattttacattcctagttgatgctcatacacttgtgacaccgggttttggggtgattatgggttgttctgtactgaaattgttaaaaatattattatttactctgtaaatttcatcttttactatttaatttaaggaaatatgatttcaaaaatattaaaaatgagaaccaaaccaatatttatttttggcttgcctgacagcggtgtccggcgccatcacggcctttaatggattttgggtcgtgacatagagcCACATGTGTGAGTCCCAGTGGCATCTCCGCTCCCACCACCATAATGATTGTTTACATTTATTTCTGACTTTTCAACACACTTAGGATCTTTCCAAAGTCTCATCCAACTTTGCCACACATCATTTGGAATAAATTTCCGTTGCACCCCATTTTGTTTTTAGTTTGCTAATAAAATCACTGTATGTTTTTGCTGCCCTATGATCCCATTGGTTCCACACAGCAATATCAATTGAAGAATCCCAGTAGAATACCTTCTGAAATAATTTTGTAAAGTAATAACATTAATAAGTTAGATATAAAAGTTAATATACTTTCTAAATTCAATTATGATGGATTATACCTTGAATTCtccaaaataaaatctttttgtctcATTTGAGACGTTTTTCCAGTTGATTCTATTAGGATCAAGTTCATGCTTAAAAGAATTAGTTATAAACTCAGAGCATTCTCTTGAAGGTTCTAACCTGAACAAATTAGAAGACATTAATGTGTGGGGTACTACCATGGCCTGATGTTTGAACTTGGTTGATGTGATCTGGTCTACCGGAGGAATTGGTGTCACcttgttgatgattatttgtGCGAATGGGAACAGTAGGCATATTTTCACGAGTAGCACCATTACCCCTAACTGAAGATTTGTTTACACGACCTGCACTACCTCTGCCTCTCCCTCGAGCCATATCtacaaaatatatgaaaataaagaaggatatgaTACAATGCATATCTAACTGTATTATTAATCTAAACTTTATTAGCAAACAACAACTTATACAACTTATACTCACTCTTATACCACTTATTAGCAAACTGTATACTCACTCTTATACAGCTTATACCACTTATTAGCAAACAACAACTTACTTTATTAGCAAACAGCAGCTTTCTTATTCCTGTTTtcttaacttttttctttttggaagacTAGTACCAATCATGTTAGAAAGAAGGGAAGCTAGCTTATACCACTTATGGTAGTTTAAATGAACATATAGATGCAATAAGAAGGATTTGATTATTTGAATTGAGACTTAAAAAGATGCTTAACTGAATCCTTGCCATAAATGGTAGAAACCAAATATGGTCTCAAGTAGCTTATCCAATCACATCTGAGAACAACAATTATACATTTCCTATTGAATTTTGACAACTGGAGACTTTCCAACTAGGGATGATAAACCACAAACACATACATGATACAAGTTAACAGTGACTTAACAAGTATTAAATATATAGTCATACTAAAGACTATTTACCAGGAGATAGAACAACTTGTACAAGATTGTATTAACCAGCAGTGCTTGTAACAACCTGGTTATAACTTGTTGATTCCATAACTATTCCAAAATGGGAGAAGTATCACAGGATTTCCCTGTCAAAACCTTTATGTCCTATCAAAGATTGTTAGACATAATGCAGTTTGAGATTATAAGGAGAAAATTCCTACAAAATAAAGATGATTATTATCCCTCACTTTCAGCTACAAGGATTTCACTTCCGATTATTCAATCTTAACATGACGACAGAATAAGGCATTAAAAACTTCTAAATCATTTTACTCTGCGAGAATAATTGTATTAAACATAAAGGAATGCACATGATAATCAGAATTGTAATTTCACAACTAACTTCGGAAACACAACGTAAGCTATAAAAGTGTACCACTTAGATTACTACAAACATGATATTCAATTTAATtctctatatattatattacaacATAGACACATAACTTATAGCATACCACACAGACTACTACAAACAAAAGTCAATAAAAATATAGTAGTACAGTTTTATCAACACATTAGTCatcatctgtttcttcttcaaactCTTCCTCATCATCCTCCTCATTTTTAATACAACTTTTACTTTTCCCATAAAATCAAGGATGTAAAAACCAGTTCTTGCTGGAACATATCATATCAATTTATTATTAAGGTAAATCCCTAATAAAATACTGAAATCTAAACCCTAAAATCATATCAATTTATTATTGACCCAAAAGTATGAAAATCAAGGTACCAGTCAAACAAGAATTACCATATCAAAATTCCTCgagagaaagaaaaacaaaataaaaaagagagtTTACCTGAACAAAGATAAGAATAATAGTGTAGACAAAGtgcaaaaatagtaaaaataaggaCTTTCATCTGCCAATCTTGCAGAGCAGCAAATATAAATGGAATGAAGATGAGAGCTACTTTAAATTTCTTGCCAATTTCTGAAGTTCTACAGCAAAAGTTTTTGCCCAATTTCGAAATTTCTTCTATTTGCTATCGGATGTCTATGTTCCCACTGCATATGAGTCTTAAATTCATGCCCAATTTGTTGTATTGGAAGGAAGAAACTCACATTGTTGAAGATGAGAGCAAGTGACGACTTTGATAGAGAGTAGAGAATATGAGTCTCTAAGAAGTATGTGCCcaagaaaaacttttaaaaactaGTATTGCAACGGATACATTTTTGTCGCTAATAATAACcgagaaaatttatttttaagaatctAGCGACGGAATTTCCGTCGCaactaattttggaattttttgctAAGTAAAATAAAGGCAGCGACAAAGTTTCGTCGCTAATTCCGTTgctatattttaataatttttgtcaCCCCTTTTTTGTCGCCAAATTTGTAGGTAAAATAAAGGCACCATTTTTTAGCGCCAATTTGTAGCGACGGATATAAATATTTATCGCTAATCTATCGCTATATTTGATGCTATATCTTTTGTAGCTTATTTGGCGACAAACTGTAAAATTCGTCGCTAATCCGTTATTATTTAGCTACGGAATATGGCTTGTCGCTAAAATCCGTCGTTAAAcgctgttttttttttgtaatgttCTTAGATGCGggctatacctatatatatatatatatatatatatatatatatatatatatatatacacacacacacacacacttcgttgtactactttaactatatatatagcttgttataatatatgttagtgtattcattatttgtatttcaaaataaagttttaacggattacatttatattatttacatgGTGTACCCGAGGTTGATGTAGCAGTAGAACCAGAGGCCACTTATACTACTTGTGGGCAATATTCCGTTGAAGCCACAGCCATGctaaataattttgaaaaaagaatttaagtAGCGCATAGCGATTTAACATCACTCCTTTTACTATAAGATACATTTAAGTGGTGCAAAATTAGGCctaattggaaaaaacttccttttgtCAAAGAAGATAATACATGAAATTATGAGTCAAACGGAGTGAGAACGAGAGGCGGATCCATGATTAAAATTTAATGGTTCAACTTTTCAATGAATTAATTATACtgttaaaattatgggttcaaatctAATATTTTTTGAAGTTTTACAAATCTATAATCAGTGTCGAAAGTTATAGGTTTATGTGAATCCATAACCGTAAGGCTATGTCCGCACTTGGTGACAACTCTTctctattttttcaaaaattaataaTTGCTACGTAGTTCCTGaatcgaaaagaaaaaaaaaaaagtttattagTACAAAGAATCACATGAATAAATGTTTACTACTTCAGATGTTCTTAAAATACTGAAAGGGAGGAGTCAAGAATATTCCAACAAGGCATATTCAACAAGTCATCCAGTTTACAGTAAATTTAACGAGaaaaaattaattccaattaatatTTACTAAGCTAGAAATAATTAACTCAAGATTATATTTCATTGAACCAAAAATGACTAACTCCAACATTTTCTAAGCTCGATACATTTTAAGTTGTTTTTTGGAATTAACACAATTAGAAACTAGAATATTTTGTTGTTTAATTCTCGTTGAAGTCAAAAGTCTCCATATATGTTTGAAAAATAAAgggtttcttttcttctttttttcttcgaAAAGAACAGCCTTTTAAGTGTTGCTTTGAGCGAAAGAAACTAAATGAACTTGACCTAACCTTACTTTGTGCCTAGTTAATTTCTAAACGGAGGCTGAGCAACGTATCTAAAAATTCACATAAATAGTTAGGAAACTTTCCATATTTATTagtaaaaaattgaaaataattaCCATATTGTTACTTTGGGTGGAAGAAACATAACTAACCAACGGAAAATACTTGTTGCTTGCTTAAGTTCCTAAACAAAACCTATAAAATCTCATAAACTCTCCCTTCCTCCCTCTCAGATGCAAATTACTGCATTCTTTCATACTATTCTTGTTCTATTCCTTGTTCTGTTTCATTCATTGTTATTCTGAACAAGCTAAGTTACTTACGTTCTTGTTGAGTTTATTCCATGGATCAGCACTTAAAGCTCGAGGAGGGTTTCCGTTTCCGTCCCACCGATTCAGAAGGACTTATGTTCTTGTTGAGATTCGTCGCTGGACAAGAGATGCATGATTCTGGATTTATCACCACTAACGTTGATGTCTATGGCAAACAAGAACCTTGGGAGATTTACGACAACGGAGTACCCTgtggtgatgatgatgaaagcACCAATTATCGCTATTTCATCACAAAGCTGAAGAAGAAAAGCAACGCGAGGTATCATCGTTCTGTCGGAAACAAGGGCACTTGGAAACAGGACAACAAGGGCAAACCAGTTCACTACATAAATACATCTTCAGTGGTTAATATTGGATCCAAGACAAATTTGTCTTACAAGAATAAAGTATTTTACCCTGAAGATCAGAAAGATGGACATTGGCTCATGAAGGAGTACGAGCTTTCTAAGGTTATTCTTCACAAGTTCGACCAAGACTGTAGAGATTATGTTCTCTGCGCCATCAAGAAGTTGAAGTACGTTAACAGTTCATCCGAAGTTTCCACAATCACGACGTTGAACTGATGAGGTAACGAGTTCTGTTGATGACTAGTTGGCTACTAATAAGTGCAAGGGTTATAATATGTGCAAGAATTTGGAACACTCTGAAACGATGGCTTTTCAAGAATCAATGGTGATGAATAATAGTGTTGTTGAACCATTACAAGTAGATGTGCCTGATGACTTGTATCAATGGGATGGAAAGGAATTGGACGAATTAAATCAGATATTAGATGGTGTACCCGAGGTTTATGTAGCAGTAGAACCAGAGGCGACTTATACTACTTGTGGGCAATATTCTGTTGAAGCCACGGCCAGATATGAGCCTTCGATGCCAGATATTAGCAGCAATTCAGCGCATATTGAATATTCAGAAGTGGCTGATATGTCTCAAATGAATTTGATGAGCTTTGATCAGTCAGTACCCGAAGATGTGCTTGGCTTGGATCCATGGGATATAATGGACTCAGATGAGTTTAATCGGATGTTAGAAGATGTATCTGAGTGTTGTCCAAATGGATGCTGAAGAAGATCAACAACAACAGACGACGACAAGGTTGTGCTGCAAAGGATACCAGCAACTTCTGAGTGTTGTCCAGATGGATGCTGAGGATCAACAACATGTAGAATGACAAGGTTGTGATGCAAAAGATGACCAGCTATTTTCGGTTTTCTGCCAGATGTTGGAGCCAAAGACTGCTAATAAAAATGCTAACCTGTATTCGTAGACATTCTTCAAAATGTTGTATAAATTTATTAAGTAGATGATTGAGCATCAAAATATTAATGCTAACCTGTACTTTTTTATGCAGTAGTATTAGTTTAACTGATTTTGCCTTTAGTCAGAAGTGAATCAACCCAACTACACCAAGGTATGAGGGCTAAGCGTTatagagaaaatcacaataccaATGAACTGTTTTGAACAATCATTTGGGAAATTATGTTTAGCTCGAAATGAAAAACATTCCAATTATTAATATCTGCAGCAGTACTTCTATTCTCTTTTCCAAGTAGCACccgcttgaaggcgaaagtaccatagggacatataaaggttattttctcttgatcttccggagcaataagaatttagTTGTAGCCCAAATATCAATCAAGAAAGCAATACAAAGCACGGCCGGCCAATCTATCAAgaatttgatctaagaaaggaagtggaaagtgatccttccttgtgactttgttgagcttgcgatagtccatacacaccctccataCGCTCACCGTTCTTGTAAGAAtaaactcattcttgtcattggtgaccaccgccATGCCCCCCttatttgggacacattgaactggagaagtccacgaactatcggagaTAGGTTAGACCACCCCGGCAtacaaccacttgataatctccttcgtgacaacttcttgcatagcctcattgagtctcatttgatgttcaatagatggtttgtcgccctcctccaacttgatcttatgcatgcaaaaggcggggcttatcccccgaatatctaccaatgtccacccaatagccttcttcctcttttgtagcaccgccaatgtggaatctaTCTGCACGTTAGTCgaacaaaaggaaagaataaccggtaaagtagaacaagggccaagaaattcataccgaagatgtggaggcaatggagtcaactccaaggtaggaggctcttcaatacaaggctttgtaggaggagtagtcctattttcaagatccacaGATAATTTCTGGGGTGCATatttgtacgaccccattccttgcaaagagttcacacattccatgaaaccatccatctcgtcatcatcaaagttaagcaagatggcctccaacatatcaccaacactGATTGTAGTACTTatttcatcaacaataacatcggtcaccaacctcacaaaagaacacaccgcattgctatttggttgccgcagggacttgcacacatggaataccactttttcatcaccaacccggaatGTAATTCATCgacttcaacatcacaaagatccTTCcacgtagcaaggaaaggtctcccaagaataattggcacttcataatcaacctcacaatctagaatgacaaaatccgccggaagaatgaatttatcaacacgaaccaagacatcttcaatcactcacAAAggcctcttcatagtacgatcggacatttgcaatctcatagaggtgggtcatggttgcccaatccccaacgtcttgaaaaccgaatagggcatcaaattgatacttgctccaagatcacaaagagctttagcaaactcggcacttccaattgtacaaggaattgtgaaagcaccgggatcctccaacttaggagtcattgaatgcacaattgcactcacttgatgagtgactttgatagtttcaaaattcactGACCGCTTCATTGTCAtgagatccttcataaacttggcataaccgggcatttgttccaaagcttcaactaatggcatatTGATttagagactcttcatcatttgaatttcttgaattgattctcaccattttgcttggcaagtctttgagggtatggaggtggagacTTAGGAAATGGTTCCTTAGCCTTTTGCATTACCGTCTCctgtatgtcaataatgtgatccctagaaGGGTTCACCTCCTCCTGAGTCTCTTCCAcaatatcatcaatatcaatccgaacttcatCATTAGGATGCACCACATTGTttgggatctcttcttcttgcaccatttgctcatcatccacaagttgcctttaacttgaggtgggtgcattcccacctcttccataTGGCATACCCCAtgttgtttccaccctttgggtttactacagtgtcacttggtagtgcccccttaggacgagaatttagagcttgggAGATTTGCCCAATTTGAACTTCTAGGTTgcagattgatgtgttgtgtgaggcaagttgggcatcagaatgggaattcttttccatcatttgcttgaacatattttcaatacgCCCCTTCTCGTTGTTTGTagaacttgaaccatgggaaggataaggaggcgggttactcg
This DNA window, taken from Nicotiana tabacum cultivar K326 chromosome 4, ASM71507v2, whole genome shotgun sequence, encodes the following:
- the LOC142180158 gene encoding NAC domain-containing protein 1-like, producing MDQHLKLEEGFRFRPTDSEGLMFLLRFVAGQEMHDSGFITTNVDVYGKQEPWEIYDNGVPCGDDDESTNYRYFITKLKKKSNARYHRSVGNKGTWKQDNKGKPVHYINTSSVVNIGSKTNLSYKNKVFYPEDQKDGHWLMKEYELSKVILHKFDQDCRDYVLCAIKKLKYVNSSSEVSTITTLN